A stretch of the Candidatus Neptunochlamydia vexilliferae genome encodes the following:
- a CDS encoding glycogen synthase: MYIVHLATELSPIAKVGGLGDVTAGLSKTLVEEGQKVEVILPFYKKIDRKQLKNLKSLGDSFWSAEYDTIPLVLIESPLFQRENIYGEKDDIERFTFFPEAALKYLLKSNKHPDILNLHDWLTSFAAPLYRETYQKKGLKVGAIATTIHNMKYQGVCPPGKLPLKRPSLIKNKKGNLLQAGLMESDVLTTVSPTYAKEIERKEGYGLEEVIKQKKTKGILNGIDTSYWNPETDPLLAENYTLETLTEGKKANRKALQKELKMDYDSAPLFTSISRLVQQKGPELILAGIEYVLKKGGQFILLGSTPDPCLKNQFQSLSEEYRDNPHVHFHFTFNERLAHFTYAAADFILIPSLFEPCGLTQMIALRYGTLPIVHKVGGLSDTIFDIDHEEIPKEKRNGYTFEFPAEDSLRWSIDRAFENHKNNPKKNQLMLQNGIKKDWSWKTPALKYLQTYKEALQAAIHHQL, from the coding sequence ATGTATATCGTTCACTTAGCAACAGAACTTTCTCCTATCGCAAAGGTGGGAGGACTTGGAGATGTCACCGCCGGCCTTTCCAAAACACTTGTCGAAGAGGGACAAAAGGTCGAAGTGATCCTCCCCTTCTACAAAAAGATCGATCGGAAACAGCTCAAAAATCTCAAATCTCTTGGCGATTCTTTTTGGTCTGCCGAGTATGACACGATCCCTTTAGTCCTCATCGAGTCTCCCCTCTTTCAGCGAGAAAACATCTACGGCGAAAAGGATGATATCGAGCGGTTCACCTTCTTTCCAGAGGCGGCCCTCAAGTACCTTCTAAAAAGCAATAAGCACCCCGATATTCTCAATTTGCACGACTGGCTCACCTCCTTTGCCGCCCCCCTTTACAGAGAGACCTATCAGAAAAAGGGGCTCAAGGTGGGGGCGATCGCTACCACCATCCACAATATGAAATACCAAGGGGTCTGCCCCCCTGGCAAACTTCCCCTAAAAAGACCTTCCCTCATCAAAAACAAAAAGGGAAACCTCCTCCAAGCAGGACTGATGGAGTCTGATGTTTTGACAACGGTTTCCCCCACCTACGCCAAAGAGATCGAACGAAAAGAGGGCTATGGCCTTGAAGAGGTCATCAAGCAAAAAAAAACCAAAGGGATCCTCAATGGGATCGACACCTCCTACTGGAACCCCGAGACCGACCCCCTCCTTGCCGAAAACTACACCCTAGAAACCCTGACCGAAGGAAAAAAAGCCAACCGGAAAGCGCTCCAAAAAGAGCTCAAAATGGACTACGACTCGGCTCCCCTTTTCACCTCAATTTCCCGCCTTGTTCAGCAAAAAGGGCCTGAGCTGATCCTCGCCGGCATCGAATATGTCCTTAAAAAAGGAGGACAGTTTATCCTCCTCGGGTCGACCCCCGATCCTTGCCTAAAAAACCAGTTCCAATCCCTCTCCGAAGAGTACCGCGATAATCCCCATGTCCACTTCCATTTTACCTTTAACGAAAGGCTCGCCCACTTCACCTACGCCGCCGCCGACTTTATCCTCATTCCCTCTCTCTTCGAGCCTTGTGGCCTCACTCAGATGATCGCCCTCCGCTACGGCACCCTCCCCATCGTTCACAAAGTGGGGGGCCTCAGCGACACGATCTTCGATATCGACCATGAAGAAATCCCCAAAGAAAAACGGAACGGCTACACCTTCGAGTTTCCTGCCGAGGATAGCCTCCGCTGGTCGATCGACCGTGCCTTTGAAAACCATAAAAACAACCCTAAAAAAAACCAACTCATGCTCCAAAATGGCATAAAAAAAGACTGGAGTTGGAAGACCCCAGCCTTAAAGTATCTGCAGACCTACAAAGAGGCTCTACAAGCGGCTATTCACCACCAGCTGTAA
- a CDS encoding ATP-binding protein has protein sequence MKRMQKEHILNDLQKKMVFLTGPRQTGKTTLAKDIAKSFKSSAYLTYDRAEDRKIILEESWLPQTELLIFDEIHQMEGWKNYLKGVYDTKPSKQKILVTGSARLEIFREIGDSLAGRYFLHRLFPLSPVECDHAAVDYTLDHFLERGGFPEPFFAKNPTDAKRWRQQYTDSLLRADVLDFESIRNLRAIRLVFELLQRRVGSPVSYRSIAEDVAIAPNTVRKYVQILEALYIIFLVPPYSRNIARSLLKEPKVYFFDTGLVEGDLGVKFENFVAMCLLKHVHFKIDTKAEDYALRYLRTKESKEVDFALVKDDEVKMMIEAKYANHTVHPALRYFHEKYDIPATQAVKELKRERMANGVEIHRGLNFLKSLDL, from the coding sequence ATGAAACGGATGCAAAAAGAACATATTTTAAACGATCTCCAAAAAAAAATGGTTTTCCTAACAGGTCCACGCCAGACAGGAAAAACAACCCTTGCAAAGGATATCGCCAAATCTTTTAAATCTTCAGCCTATCTAACCTATGACCGTGCAGAAGATCGTAAGATCATTTTAGAGGAAAGTTGGCTTCCTCAAACAGAGCTCCTCATTTTTGATGAAATCCATCAGATGGAGGGATGGAAAAACTACCTAAAAGGGGTTTATGACACCAAGCCATCTAAACAGAAAATTCTCGTTACAGGAAGTGCACGATTAGAAATCTTCAGAGAAATTGGAGACTCTCTTGCAGGACGTTATTTCCTCCATCGTCTGTTCCCTCTTTCTCCTGTAGAATGCGACCATGCCGCAGTAGACTACACCCTTGATCACTTTCTAGAACGAGGAGGATTCCCCGAACCTTTTTTTGCTAAAAATCCCACTGATGCCAAAAGGTGGCGTCAGCAGTACACAGACAGCTTACTCCGTGCCGATGTTCTCGACTTTGAAAGCATTCGTAACCTTCGAGCCATCCGCCTCGTCTTCGAGCTTCTTCAAAGGCGGGTCGGTTCTCCTGTATCCTACCGCTCAATTGCTGAAGATGTTGCTATCGCTCCAAATACAGTCAGGAAGTACGTTCAAATCCTTGAGGCTCTCTATATCATTTTTCTCGTCCCTCCCTACTCGAGAAACATTGCGCGGAGCCTCCTTAAAGAGCCTAAAGTCTACTTCTTTGACACAGGGCTTGTCGAGGGAGACCTCGGAGTGAAATTTGAGAACTTTGTCGCAATGTGCCTTCTTAAACATGTTCATTTCAAAATCGATACCAAGGCAGAAGACTATGCCCTTAGGTACCTGCGGACAAAGGAGTCGAAAGAGGTTGACTTTGCCTTAGTGAAAGATGATGAGGTCAAAATGATGATCGAGGCAAAGTACGCCAACCACACCGTCCATCCTGCCTTACGCTACTTTCATGAAAAGTATGACATCCCAGCTACTCAAGCTGTCAAAGAGCTCAAACGAGAGCGAATGGCAAATGGGGTTGAGATTCATAGAGGACTAAACTTCCTAAAAAGCCTTGATCTGTGA
- a CDS encoding ribose-phosphate diphosphokinase, with protein MRRFESSHPKYGAVDAAAPEHLSVFMAEPFMLFSGTSHPTLSEEIGKSLGVSLGKTEIELFPDGEIGVQILENVRGRDVFVVQSIAKQPNLYLMELLILIDALKRASARGIIAVIPYFGYARQDRKDRGRVPITAKLVANLLETAGATRVIAMDLHSEQIQGFFDIPVDHLYAHTVFAKKVKELGLENLTVCAPDVGSAKLARILATEVEGDFAMVDKRRIGASAIEAGALLGDVQGRNVILVDDISSTGQTLKRAAEVCKKAGAAKVFAAVTHPLFSEEALKGAPIDQLFVTNTIPMAQEIAGPQVEVLSVAGIFGKAIECIVENASVSSLFRSRT; from the coding sequence ATGCGGAGGTTCGAATCCTCCCACCCCAAATATGGAGCCGTCGATGCGGCGGCTCCAGAACATTTGAGTGTTTTCATGGCCGAACCTTTTATGCTTTTCTCGGGAACCTCTCACCCGACACTGTCGGAAGAGATCGGAAAAAGCCTGGGTGTCAGTCTTGGAAAAACTGAAATTGAATTATTCCCTGATGGTGAGATAGGCGTTCAAATACTTGAGAATGTCCGCGGTCGGGATGTCTTCGTCGTGCAAAGCATTGCGAAACAGCCCAATCTCTATCTCATGGAGCTATTGATTCTTATCGATGCTCTAAAAAGGGCCTCTGCACGTGGAATCATTGCTGTCATCCCCTACTTTGGGTATGCGCGGCAAGATCGCAAAGATAGAGGAAGGGTGCCGATCACGGCAAAACTCGTCGCGAACCTGCTCGAAACAGCGGGGGCAACGCGGGTCATTGCCATGGATCTTCACTCGGAGCAGATCCAAGGATTTTTCGACATCCCCGTCGATCACCTTTATGCACATACTGTGTTTGCAAAAAAGGTGAAAGAGCTGGGGCTCGAAAATCTGACGGTCTGCGCCCCTGATGTGGGGAGCGCCAAGCTCGCCCGCATCCTCGCCACCGAGGTGGAGGGGGACTTTGCGATGGTTGATAAACGGCGAATAGGTGCAAGTGCTATCGAAGCAGGCGCACTCCTCGGCGATGTGCAGGGAAGGAATGTGATTCTCGTTGATGATATTTCCTCAACGGGGCAGACGCTCAAAAGAGCGGCTGAAGTGTGCAAAAAAGCAGGTGCTGCAAAGGTGTTTGCGGCGGTGACCCACCCCCTCTTCTCTGAAGAGGCTTTAAAGGGAGCGCCCATCGATCAGCTTTTTGTGACGAATACGATTCCAATGGCCCAAGAGATAGCCGGTCCTCAAGTTGAAGTCCTTTCTGTGGCTGGGATTTTTGGAAAAGCGATTGAGTGCATCGTAGAAAATGCCTCGGTAAGCTCTCTTTTCCGCTCCCGCACTTAA
- a CDS encoding 50S ribosomal protein L25 — MKLAVSKRAGEKKSELTQLRYKGDIPAAVYSKGKPCDKISINGAEFAAVLRGLPQGHLPTTVFDLGGKKAIVKDIQYHPTTYNILHLDFQILDDKTEVDINVPVVCEGEADCAGVKLGGFVRPIKRHVKVRCFPGDLPTSFKVNIKDLAIGQSKKVGDIDFGEAVRPLAADKEIVVTIAKR; from the coding sequence ATGAAACTCGCAGTGTCCAAACGGGCAGGAGAAAAGAAAAGTGAGCTGACACAGCTCAGATATAAAGGGGATATTCCCGCAGCGGTCTACTCTAAGGGGAAACCATGCGATAAGATCTCCATTAATGGCGCCGAGTTTGCGGCAGTTCTTCGAGGGCTCCCTCAGGGGCACCTTCCGACAACTGTCTTCGATCTTGGTGGAAAAAAAGCAATTGTAAAAGATATTCAGTACCATCCAACGACCTATAATATCCTTCATCTTGACTTTCAGATTCTTGATGACAAGACAGAGGTCGATATCAACGTCCCTGTGGTTTGTGAGGGTGAGGCTGACTGTGCGGGAGTGAAGCTCGGTGGCTTTGTCCGGCCGATCAAAAGGCACGTTAAAGTACGCTGCTTCCCCGGAGATCTTCCCACCTCTTTTAAGGTGAATATCAAAGATCTCGCAATCGGTCAGTCAAAAAAGGTTGGCGATATCGATTTTGGTGAGGCGGTTCGCCCCTTAGCAGCAGATAAAGAAATCGTTGTAACAATTGCGAAGCGTTAA
- the pth gene encoding aminoacyl-tRNA hydrolase, with product MDKFTGALIVGLGNPGKKYENTRHNLGQMVLFAFAEKYGLSFKKESDLKGEIAKGDVKGKKVVFLFPTTYMNLSGQAVRKTMSFYKIPQEKVLILSDDAALPFGTLRYREKGSAGGHNGLKNIEECLGNQDYQRLKLGIGEPLVGYLEDYVLAPFSKEEQEKIPEIATESIGFIEEWLFQEMKEHA from the coding sequence ATGGATAAGTTCACGGGAGCATTGATCGTTGGCCTTGGAAACCCTGGTAAAAAGTATGAAAATACCCGGCATAACCTCGGGCAAATGGTCCTCTTTGCTTTCGCTGAAAAATATGGCCTTTCCTTTAAGAAGGAGAGCGACTTGAAAGGGGAGATTGCAAAAGGTGACGTGAAGGGGAAAAAAGTGGTTTTCCTTTTTCCCACCACCTACATGAATCTCTCTGGACAAGCGGTAAGAAAAACGATGAGTTTTTACAAGATTCCCCAGGAGAAGGTTTTGATCCTCTCCGATGATGCAGCCCTCCCTTTTGGGACCCTAAGGTACCGGGAAAAGGGGAGCGCAGGAGGGCATAATGGCCTGAAAAACATCGAAGAGTGTTTGGGAAACCAGGACTACCAACGGCTGAAGCTCGGCATTGGTGAACCTCTAGTTGGCTATCTTGAAGACTACGTTTTAGCCCCCTTTTCGAAGGAAGAGCAAGAAAAAATCCCCGAAATTGCCACCGAGTCAATCGGTTTTATTGAAGAGTGGCTATTTCAAGAAATGAAGGAACATGCATGA
- the rpsF gene encoding 30S ribosomal protein S6, translated as MTKEESRLYEGMYILSALLSEDALKKALERITKSIEEKGGEIHKIHEMGRKKLAYEINGHKQGQYFLLYFSVAPTAVEEMWKEYHLNEDLIRFMTMRAEKVLEKIEFKPLVEA; from the coding sequence ATGACAAAAGAAGAGTCAAGACTCTATGAAGGGATGTACATCCTGAGCGCTCTACTTAGCGAAGATGCTTTGAAAAAAGCGCTCGAGCGCATCACAAAATCCATCGAGGAAAAAGGTGGAGAAATCCACAAGATCCATGAGATGGGACGCAAAAAACTTGCCTATGAAATCAATGGACATAAGCAAGGGCAATACTTTCTTCTCTATTTTTCGGTCGCTCCTACAGCGGTTGAAGAGATGTGGAAGGAGTACCACCTTAACGAAGACCTCATTCGGTTCATGACAATGCGAGCCGAAAAAGTTCTCGAAAAAATCGAATTTAAACCCCTTGTAGAGGCGTAA
- the rpsR gene encoding 30S ribosomal protein S18: protein MKKRSGFRFKKKKSCPFVASGVKHIDYKDTETLEKFVTERGKILPRRITGVSHRYQLLLKKAIKKARHVALLPFAAEE from the coding sequence ATGAAAAAACGATCTGGATTTCGATTCAAAAAGAAAAAAAGTTGCCCCTTTGTTGCATCTGGGGTGAAACATATCGATTACAAAGATACCGAGACCCTTGAAAAGTTCGTCACCGAGCGAGGAAAAATTCTCCCAAGGCGAATCACAGGAGTGTCTCACCGCTACCAACTTCTCTTGAAGAAAGCGATTAAAAAAGCACGTCATGTGGCCCTATTACCCTTTGCTGCGGAGGAATAA
- the rplI gene encoding 50S ribosomal protein L9, with translation MKQTKSGKTQLLLLEDVTNLGKKGDLASAKPGFVRNFLLPQKKAVIADKRTIRMQEKLQEERSKQAAEDKKESETLAARLKEMTFTTKVKNDTQGHLYGSVGPVEVVKVLADEGITIERKNVVLPKPIKMVGMHDVQLKLKEDVPASFKLTVEGETVVKKEEKPRVEVVEEGEEDKAPETEEATEDLPMRSERDKEMKEELEERTKE, from the coding sequence ATGAAACAAACGAAAAGTGGAAAAACTCAGCTCCTTCTTTTGGAAGATGTCACCAATCTTGGGAAAAAAGGAGATCTAGCGAGCGCCAAACCAGGCTTTGTCCGGAACTTTCTTCTCCCACAGAAAAAAGCGGTTATCGCTGACAAGCGGACCATCCGCATGCAAGAAAAGCTCCAAGAAGAGCGGTCTAAACAAGCCGCTGAAGATAAAAAAGAGTCTGAGACGCTTGCAGCCCGCCTTAAAGAGATGACCTTCACTACAAAAGTGAAAAACGATACTCAAGGGCACCTCTACGGATCGGTTGGCCCTGTTGAAGTGGTTAAGGTTCTTGCTGATGAGGGCATTACCATTGAGCGTAAAAATGTGGTCCTTCCGAAGCCGATTAAGATGGTTGGAATGCATGACGTTCAGCTCAAACTCAAAGAAGATGTTCCCGCCTCCTTTAAACTAACGGTGGAAGGGGAAACAGTCGTTAAAAAAGAAGAAAAACCACGCGTCGAAGTCGTCGAAGAAGGGGAAGAAGACAAAGCCCCTGAAACCGAAGAGGCGACTGAAGATCTTCCCATGCGGAGCGAGCGAGACAAAGAGATGAAAGAAGAGCTAGAAGAGCGCACAAAAGAGTGA
- the ispE gene encoding 4-(cytidine 5'-diphospho)-2-C-methyl-D-erythritol kinase produces MKLFSPAKLNLFFRVLKKRTDGFHEIASLMQAISFGDTLHFEVSDKDTFTCTDPSLPTDETNFVPRARTLFREKTSFIQPIAIHLEKKVPIEGGLGGGSSNIATTLWALNQLSGLHIDEGTLSSWAGELSSDAPFFFSWGTANVTGRGEKVEPLKPLPPQSLYLAKPKGGLSTPLVYKHCCPNDSKEGNDLEAAAFALRPDLGDLKRELLALGFETVTMTGSGTTFFCTGAVEQPTLPDVNFWKTSFLWRKEGNWYKS; encoded by the coding sequence GTGAAGCTCTTTTCGCCTGCTAAGCTCAACCTCTTTTTCCGCGTTCTAAAAAAGCGGACCGATGGCTTTCATGAGATTGCAAGTCTCATGCAAGCCATCTCTTTTGGAGATACCCTCCATTTTGAAGTATCGGACAAGGACACCTTTACCTGTACCGACCCTAGCCTTCCCACAGATGAAACAAATTTTGTACCCCGCGCACGGACCCTTTTCCGTGAAAAGACCAGCTTTATCCAGCCCATTGCGATCCACTTAGAGAAAAAGGTTCCGATCGAAGGAGGACTTGGTGGGGGAAGTAGCAACATTGCCACGACCCTTTGGGCCTTAAACCAGCTCAGTGGTCTCCACATCGATGAGGGGACCCTTTCGAGCTGGGCAGGGGAACTTTCCTCGGATGCCCCCTTCTTTTTCTCATGGGGAACAGCCAATGTAACAGGGCGAGGAGAGAAAGTTGAACCTCTCAAACCCCTTCCTCCCCAGTCGCTCTATTTAGCCAAGCCCAAGGGTGGTCTATCGACCCCCCTTGTCTATAAACACTGTTGTCCTAACGATTCCAAAGAGGGGAATGATCTTGAAGCCGCCGCCTTTGCCTTAAGGCCTGATCTGGGAGACCTTAAAAGGGAGCTTCTTGCTCTCGGTTTTGAAACGGTGACCATGACCGGAAGTGGGACCACTTTCTTCTGCACAGGTGCAGTCGAACAACCCACTTTGCCTGATGTTAACTTTTGGAAAACCTCATTCCTATGGCGGAAAGAAGGGAATTGGTACAAATCGTAA
- a CDS encoding Fic family protein: MGHKEDYKRQIGGILELIRRFPEGLSASEILEKSGDKWSRRSLQRKLLELQKDGMVRREGGKKTARYFATGLESGEIKEEEPSYLPISKEGKEVQSYILSPIGSRKPVGYHREFFESYIPNRTFYLSESDRKELFEIGKQPDGKKPAGTFARDIFDRLLVDLSWNSSRLEGNTYSLLETERLIAQGVEAGGKSSLETQMILNHKEAIEFLVDSVNEVKMNSITIRNLHAFLSDELLGNSEACGKVRAIPVGISGTVFHPLEIPQLIEEFLEEILLKAEEIKDPFEQAFFIMVQLPYLQPFEDVNKRVARLAANIPLIKGNLCPLSFIDVPEDLYVEGILGVYELNRIELLKDVFLWAYKRSTIRYSAIRHSVKSPDPFRLEHREEMKQLVRKLILEKMDKESAIVTIHDWAEIHLKKADRPRFTEIVERELMALHIGNIQRYKVSPKQFEAWQKSWS, translated from the coding sequence ATGGGTCATAAAGAAGACTATAAAAGACAAATTGGTGGGATCCTGGAACTTATTAGAAGGTTTCCTGAAGGGCTGTCTGCTTCTGAAATTCTTGAAAAGAGTGGGGATAAATGGTCTCGCCGTAGTTTGCAGAGAAAACTTTTGGAGTTGCAAAAGGATGGGATGGTTAGGAGAGAAGGGGGGAAAAAGACTGCGCGTTATTTTGCAACAGGTCTTGAAAGTGGAGAAATTAAAGAAGAAGAGCCCTCTTACCTTCCAATTTCAAAAGAGGGGAAAGAGGTTCAGTCTTATATTCTCAGTCCGATAGGGAGTCGTAAGCCGGTAGGCTACCATAGAGAGTTTTTTGAGTCTTATATTCCTAATCGCACTTTTTACTTAAGTGAATCAGATCGCAAAGAGCTTTTTGAAATTGGAAAGCAACCCGATGGAAAAAAGCCTGCAGGAACTTTTGCTCGTGATATTTTTGACCGTCTCCTTGTCGATCTATCGTGGAACTCTAGTCGACTGGAGGGGAATACCTATTCCCTTCTTGAAACAGAACGTTTGATCGCTCAAGGAGTGGAAGCAGGGGGGAAGTCTTCTCTAGAAACTCAAATGATCTTGAACCATAAAGAGGCAATTGAGTTTCTAGTCGATAGCGTGAATGAAGTGAAGATGAATAGCATCACGATCCGGAACTTGCATGCTTTTCTTTCCGATGAACTTCTGGGAAATTCTGAAGCTTGCGGGAAGGTGCGCGCCATTCCCGTTGGAATTAGTGGAACGGTTTTTCATCCCCTGGAAATTCCCCAGCTTATTGAAGAATTTCTTGAAGAAATTCTTCTCAAGGCGGAAGAGATCAAAGATCCTTTTGAACAGGCTTTTTTTATTATGGTCCAGCTTCCCTACCTGCAGCCTTTTGAAGATGTTAATAAACGGGTCGCCCGTCTTGCAGCCAACATTCCGTTGATTAAAGGGAACCTTTGTCCTCTATCATTCATTGATGTTCCTGAAGACCTATATGTAGAGGGGATTTTAGGGGTGTATGAACTGAATCGGATCGAACTATTAAAAGATGTTTTTTTATGGGCCTATAAGCGCTCGACAATTCGGTACTCAGCCATTCGCCATTCGGTAAAAAGTCCTGACCCTTTCCGCCTTGAGCACCGAGAAGAAATGAAGCAGCTTGTTAGAAAGCTTATCCTAGAAAAAATGGATAAAGAGTCGGCAATCGTCACGATCCATGATTGGGCAGAGATCCACCTCAAAAAAGCTGATAGGCCCCGCTTCACCGAGATTGTAGAAAGAGAGCTGATGGCTCTCCATATCGGCAATATCCAACGGTATAAAGTTTCTCCTAAGCAATTTGAAGCATGGCAAAAGAGTTGGAGTTAG
- the rfaD gene encoding ADP-glyceromanno-heptose 6-epimerase — MTTKLYDDQLIVVTGAAGFIGSGVVRYLNDQGFSNLLLVDDFGTSEKWKNLRNKRFIDFISPEELFDFLKGKEQDVEAFVHLGACSSTVEPDGDHFMKVNYRFSVRLAEYALENDHRFIYASSAATYGDGSLGFSDDESKLDTLVPLNIYGFSKQMFDKWLQERGVLDKVVGLKYFNIFGPNEYHKGRMGSMVMHMVDQVHKTGKVRLFKSSEPDRFPDGGQCRDFFYVKDAVKMTCSFLNNDLGGIFNVGSGQANTWNAMAENVFKAMGKKTNIEYIPMPDDLIGKYQNYTCADMGKQSDFKGDFTFASAIEDYVKNYLLTGARW; from the coding sequence ATGACAACGAAGCTTTATGATGATCAATTGATTGTAGTGACGGGAGCCGCCGGCTTTATCGGGTCGGGGGTCGTCCGCTACCTCAATGACCAAGGATTTTCTAACCTCCTCCTCGTCGACGACTTTGGGACATCAGAGAAGTGGAAAAATCTTCGAAATAAGCGGTTTATCGACTTCATTTCCCCCGAAGAACTTTTTGATTTCCTTAAAGGGAAAGAGCAAGATGTCGAGGCCTTTGTCCATCTGGGCGCCTGCTCAAGCACGGTAGAGCCCGATGGGGACCATTTTATGAAGGTCAACTACCGCTTTTCAGTCCGCTTGGCCGAGTATGCCCTTGAGAATGATCACCGCTTCATCTACGCCTCATCGGCCGCGACCTATGGCGATGGCTCTTTGGGCTTTTCCGATGATGAATCGAAGCTCGATACCCTCGTCCCTCTAAACATTTATGGCTTTTCCAAACAGATGTTTGACAAGTGGCTCCAAGAAAGGGGCGTTTTAGACAAGGTGGTTGGCCTCAAATATTTTAATATCTTTGGCCCCAACGAGTACCATAAAGGACGGATGGGGTCGATGGTGATGCATATGGTCGATCAAGTCCATAAAACAGGAAAGGTTCGCCTCTTTAAGTCGTCGGAGCCCGATCGTTTCCCCGATGGAGGGCAGTGTCGTGACTTCTTCTATGTCAAAGATGCGGTGAAGATGACCTGCTCCTTTTTAAATAACGACCTTGGGGGCATCTTTAATGTGGGAAGTGGTCAGGCCAACACCTGGAATGCCATGGCAGAAAATGTCTTTAAGGCGATGGGAAAAAAGACAAATATCGAGTATATTCCGATGCCAGACGACCTCATCGGCAAGTATCAAAACTACACCTGCGCCGACATGGGAAAGCAGAGCGATTTTAAAGGGGACTTTACCTTTGCAAGCGCCATTGAAGATTATGTGAAAAACTATTTACTAACAGGGGCAAGATGGTAA
- the rfaE1 gene encoding D-glycero-beta-D-manno-heptose-7-phosphate kinase codes for MVIRSFSQLRRAKVLVLGDFMLDTYTTGRVERVSPEAPVPILHVQQTEDLPGGAGNVVLNLQTLGAEVIAVGRVGDDKEGLRLKQLLKEEGTDVSGIFTQKGVSTPLKNRLIAGGQQLIRVDQECISPLSSEVEEEVVTFIESHKGTFDVIAISDYAKGFLSHSLLQKVLGLAKEWGIPTIVDPKGNDFTKYQGATLVKPNYKEAVAASKLTPDADLDAIGEALLEEAGAEMIMVTRSEEGISLFERGKGRQDFPVKSREVKDVTGAGDTVLAMTTMTFASKLPLNEGLELSNVAAGIAIERLGCVPVSLSELAERLLETSVSNKIFDGNHIFALEQALIDKELTILGINTEEGVSSALFSQIQKLAKQKEGERLMIYLIDSDPDPDFLSILSSLHEVDFIVIQSDSLASLTEKVAPKRVYTLGSDGLLIKAPLSRLMLEQIK; via the coding sequence ATGGTAATCCGCTCATTTAGTCAGCTAAGGCGGGCAAAAGTCCTTGTGTTGGGTGACTTTATGCTCGACACCTATACAACCGGTCGAGTCGAAAGGGTCTCTCCTGAAGCACCTGTGCCGATCCTCCACGTCCAGCAGACCGAAGATCTTCCAGGGGGCGCGGGCAATGTTGTCCTTAACCTCCAAACCCTCGGCGCCGAGGTGATCGCTGTTGGAAGGGTCGGAGATGACAAAGAAGGGCTCCGTCTGAAGCAACTTCTCAAAGAAGAGGGGACCGATGTTTCGGGAATCTTTACCCAAAAAGGGGTAAGCACCCCCCTAAAAAATCGGCTGATCGCAGGAGGACAGCAGCTCATCCGGGTCGACCAAGAATGTATCTCTCCCCTTTCAAGTGAAGTCGAGGAAGAGGTGGTCACTTTTATCGAGTCCCATAAAGGGACCTTTGACGTGATCGCTATTTCTGATTATGCAAAAGGGTTTCTTTCCCACTCGCTCCTTCAAAAGGTGCTGGGCTTAGCTAAAGAGTGGGGAATCCCCACCATCGTTGACCCCAAAGGAAACGACTTCACCAAATACCAGGGGGCGACCCTTGTTAAGCCGAACTATAAAGAGGCGGTTGCTGCTTCCAAGCTGACGCCTGATGCCGACCTCGACGCCATTGGAGAGGCTCTTTTAGAAGAGGCAGGCGCAGAAATGATCATGGTGACCCGCTCTGAAGAGGGGATTTCCCTTTTTGAGCGTGGTAAGGGAAGGCAAGACTTCCCCGTTAAATCGCGAGAGGTCAAAGATGTCACAGGGGCAGGCGATACGGTCCTTGCAATGACAACGATGACCTTCGCCTCAAAGCTTCCCCTTAACGAAGGGTTAGAGCTGTCGAACGTTGCAGCAGGGATTGCTATTGAGCGGCTCGGCTGCGTTCCCGTTTCTTTATCGGAGCTTGCCGAGCGCCTTTTAGAGACGAGTGTGAGCAATAAGATTTTCGATGGAAACCACATCTTTGCTTTAGAGCAAGCGCTTATCGATAAAGAGCTCACCATCCTTGGAATCAATACCGAAGAGGGAGTTTCAAGCGCTCTCTTTTCACAGATTCAAAAGCTGGCCAAACAAAAAGAGGGAGAGCGGCTGATGATCTATTTGATCGACTCCGATCCCGATCCTGACTTTCTCTCGATCCTTTCTTCCCTTCACGAGGTCGACTTTATCGTCATTCAATCAGATAGCCTCGCAAGCCTCACTGAAAAAGTGGCTCCCAAAAGGGTTTATACCCTAGGTTCTGATGGGCTTCTGATAAAAGCTCCACTATCTAGGCTCATGCTTGAGCAAATAAAATAG